ttaattttctgtgttaAATTCTTTTGATAAGCCCGTAGGGCTTTCAGGGCTTCAggactcacaggcagaacacagacaaaaactgaaGGCGAGCTCAACAGGctggtttattaacaaaataGGTCTTTCCAAAAATCAGACAACAAAAGGCGCTTAGGCAGAAGGGCAAATAACAAAAGGCGCTGAGGGTCAAAAGACAAAaggacaagacaagacaaggctCTGGTATTAACTAGGACTGGGGTAGCAATCACAAAAGGGCACATCACATACAAGAtgatctggcacaggacaaagggagacacggactatatatacatgaggtaacaatgaacaggtggagacaatcagggcggggcagacaatcagacaggcgggaaggacaccaggaagtcaagggtctgaaacgagaggagagttagggtttcacaataaagcaggaagtgaatAACAAGACacaacactgtgaacagacacatcaacagaccCGAGACATGACATCTTTTTATTCCAACGGTAAATCGTCCTAacaatcacaacacaacagagtgGCACcatataaatacaatataaatcTTCAACATTGTATTCTTTAAGTTCTCGTATAGTAGTTGGATCTCCAAAAGTTACATACACGAGAAAACAAAGTACATTCAAAAATACTCGTCAAACTCGTTGGTTTGTTCTTCTGCCTCTCAGTGGCTGATAACCAATCATACTTTAGGATAATGggctggccaatcagatttcaggggTGGCCACCCAGGCCACCCCTGGTTACACACAAGTCATTAGGATTAATCTTCTGAACgccatgaatgtctgttcaaaactttgtgccaatccatcaaatagattttgagatatttcacagagaaagtgaaaactCTGATCTGATGGTGGCAATGGAAGAAAAGTGAATCTCTAAAGTCATCAATTCATCCAATCATCAACCAACATTGGCATCAACAACATTTTATGTGAACACCTCTTGACAAGTCAGAAAATCCAACCTGGCGATGATCTCTTCGTGGTTGCCGTTTTGATCTTGTGACCTTTCAACTCAGGTTCGGTGAGCCGTAACTGCACCAGTGCCGGCTGGTCCAGACCTTTACCACCGTACCACACCGCCTGCAGCGTGGATGACGACATCCCTGAGGTGAGAGCTGTCGGGGGGGACGCGGATAAAGACCTCAGACTGGGGAATGAGAAATCCCAGAGCAAGGGACGAGGACAAACACCTCATAACACAAAATCAACCAACTTTTGGGGTCGAAAATAAAATCTATTCAAACATAAATGTGCCtcagatgaaaacatttgtgCAAGGCACTAAGTGAATCAAGGGTCGCCCATCAGGTAATAACTGAAATTACCTTGTTTCACAAAGAGAGAATCTTGCTTAATCGTACCAAACAGTGTTCATGAGGATAATTATGAGAAAACTATTTTTGATGCTATACTGAGCATCTTTTGTCCTAAGTTTAAAAGGAGCTTTTAAGTCTACCAACAACCGAGGTGGAAAGTCACTAATTACAAGTTCTCATGTTTCTGTAattaagctgtttttttcatctgttttttttagctggATTCAGTAGCCTGCTTCGTAGAGCCATGCTGCCGTTCCACTATAGAGAAAGCTTTCTTCTAGTTTTGTCCGTGCAGTTGAGCCTCAAGCTCGTCTGCAATTTGGTCTCATTCGGAGACATTACGTTCATTTTGAAGCCTGGCAGCATTTTTCGAAGCCTACAGAAGCGTCTTTCTCATCTTGCTTTAAGATGGAGCAGACATACTTTGCCACAGTGAAGCTGATATACACCGTGGGCTACAGCATCTCTCTAGCGGTGCTGGCCGCTGCCGTGCTGATCCTGCTGCTCTTCAGGTAGGAGCAGATCACGTTGAAATAAGATTCGGCCAGCCAGAGAAAACTgacttttattgcatttttcgTCAGTAAGCATTTATGTCCAATTTATTTACCACTGAGAAATAAGATAGCAATCAAAAAAAATTGTATTGCcactgtaaataaacaaaatttgTCCTGAATATAATAAAAAGATTTTAATAATGGCTGACTCACCAGTTTTTGGGCCTTTGTTGAGTCTGTTTGAAACGTGATACAGCTCACACTGTACACAATATGTTTGTGGCTTTACCTCATTTAAATTTATGTATTAGTGTGGTTTATtaaggaaacagctagccaggctctgtccaaagttcaaaaagtCAGCAGTCGACACTTCTATATTTTACTATTCAACATGATGTATCTCGTTTGTTCAAtctggacacaaacaggaatGTAAAAACACTAAATTATGGCTTGATGGGGctgctagctagcatgctaatctGGCTGGTTCTAGCTTCGtatttagcacacagacatgagggaGGTCTCAATCCTCTCGTCTAACTCTTACCAGCAAAGCAAATACGCAAATTTACCAAAATGTCATACTTTAATTTTAAGGAGGAGCAGTGATGCTGTTatatgaaatcattttcagagcgaaaaagcaaaaaaaaaaaaaaaaaaaacctatcaTGAAATCAGTTGTCGTGGTGTTAATGATGATATAAAAATGTAACCATCATTTACCTTCATGTGGCCCCTTATGAGAGGGATGGTTAGAGCCACAGTGGACCCCACATGTCCTATTGTCCACTTAGCAACTATTTTCTTGCAGACTCTAGTCGAACCATCTGGCCTTGATATTTTTTGTGAATTGGTGAACACTGCAGAATATTCATTATGTGTATGTCGCCTGATTTATTCAACAGGAGGTTGCGTTGTGCCAGGAACTGCATTCACATCCAGCTCTTCATCACATTTATCCTGAAAGCCGTGGCGGTGTTCATAAAGGATGCTACTCTGTTCTCAAGTGACGACACCAACCACTGCACCCTCTCTACGGTAAATTGATGACACTGAGGATGAGAGGCTCTTGTACGCTGTATTAAGAAATCCCTATGGGCAGATTTCCCTGTTCTCATATTTATGCATCGCTCTCATCGCGTATTGCTTGTGCACCTCCTCTCTCATGCTAATCCCTCTCACTCTGTGTCCTtcatttccttcctgttttttttgtccagtttgCCTGTAAGGCCTCTGTGGTCTTCTGCCACTACTGTGTAATGGCCAATTTTTTCTGGCTCCTGGTGGAGGCACTCTACCTCAATTCCCTGCTGCTTTCGTCCTTCTATCACAGCCGTCGGTGCCTCTGGGGCTTCAGCCTGCTGGGATGGGGTGAGAAACCTTAACATGCAGTTTCCCTGAAATTcccacattttaaatacaataTCCTATATGATGCTTCATCTTACAAAAAGACTACAAAAGGTACTTATTAAATATTAGCAGGTGATAGATGCAAGGATTACAAAATGAGGGGACTCAAAAAGACTGGATCATTTCTATTTTACAgatagtttagtttagtttagtgtaGTTTAGTTTAGTTCTGTATTAAACATATGTTGGCTCAAGCTGAGTTCTACGCTATATTAAAGGGCAAAGAAAAAGTTGCATAACAAACGTTTAATGCCAGATAAAACAGTGACATGTTAAAGTCAGACAGTATAACTTCTCTTATTGCCTGAAAAGTTTGCAAGTGCACTTACATTGGTTTGTGACTGTGTTGTGCACTGCTGTTTATTCTATTTATGCAGCCGGTGCATTTTGTGCAGCattaatttctgcttttctggtctcagaaaatgtgtttttttttatcactatcCCTATGATCTGATGCTTCAGAGACAGTCATTCTTCTTGGAGTGCACATGTACTCACACTGTGTGAATTCTGGTTTCCAGTCCATCTAACTTGCCTTGCGCTGCAGATATGAACCTTTTCCAATTTGCATGCCAGTTTTcttgatttttgtatttttgtttatatgtaaagtttaacattttgacatttacaTTGTGCCTCCACAGGACCACTTTGACCTTTAATTACTTCCAaactgcatgtatttttttaattgcaaaCACAGTATCACTCTCATCCAACATCGGATGACTGATTTCAAACCTATGGAGCTGAAcagttatatttatatttattacagtTCTGTGTTTCAACGTTGATTCACAGCTGTCTTTAGGGACAACAAGAAGCAGACAGACTGCCATCCGCCAGCATCCCCAACTTATTATTGCAGTACAGCCAGAAACTCTCCCTGGCTCAGTGGCATCAGCTGTAATTaccaaacaaactgaattaaAGTTTGCATCCCTGTGGCAGTCGCTGCTAATGTATTAGATTACGTCTGTGGGTTGGATGTTTCTTCAAAAAATGCCCAAGTCGATTTCCCTAAGAACTTGTGTATGATTAAATGAAAGGGGTCACAGCCACTTAACTTGCCAACTACAATGAATATAGAGGAATTCGTCCCAGTGCTGCTAAGGCAAGAAATTGATGTGCATACCTTAGTTATGTTGTGCACAGAGCATCAATTTATTTTGAGTTATTTCAGAACAGGTCAGTGCAGATATTAGAAAAATTGACTCTCAACTGTCTAATTATGATTGTACTGGTTGACATTTGGTTTTCTGCCTTTCCACAGGTGTACCTGTGCTCTTCATCGTCCTGTGGATTGGATCCAGGGTGTACTTTGAGGACACAGAGTGTGTATAAACTTTGATTATCACTTCCATCTCTACAAGCACATTGATGTCTTATATACATTTAGAGCCCACTGCAACAGATTTAATGGCCAACATTTCAGCCAGAGGTAAAGTGagggctgcagcagctacagccacAGTATAGAACTGTAGCACTTTCCTAAAAGGATTTTATGTATGATGAAGAATACACCCTTAGGAGGGAATTTTATGAACCTTACCTTGTAAACAAATGTGTAATTTGTTGGTGCACTCACTTTGTACtcactactgtttgcttattattattgctatagAGTTTTATTCTATGGTCAGTTGAACTCATTGTACATCACACCCTAAAGGAACTGCTGCAGACTGACTGAAGTGCACATCTCTAAATCTCATCCTATATAGATGCTGGGATATCAACGAAGACTCACCCTATTGGTGGATCATCAAGGGACCGATTGTTGTGTCTATAGCGGTAAATTCTCCCATTGTGCTGAATAATGGACTGTTAATTATGCACCTAGCAAATTACAGATAGTTATGCAGATGAATTGTTTACTTTCCTTTGAGAGATATTAGTTATTAGAAAAAGCTTCTTTTGTGCACCTTACAATAGAGTGCCAGACACTGCCCTCACACCAGTCCTAGTGAGTTACACACTTGGCTGCCCATATTGTTGCAATGACATTCAATGATCACATTGTAAGCATGCACATTTGTTAGAGTACCTGTGTAGGCATTGTCCCATTAAAGCTGgatatttttcttaatttggAATTGTTGATCTTCTATCAACAGATCAACTTTATGCTCTTCATGAACATAATCAGAATCCTGATACAGAAGCTCAATCCTCGGCTGATCCAGTTCAATAACTCCTCTCAGTACAGGTAAACCTTTAGCTGACTCAGCagtctttttcacattttcaaatactTTTTCGTACTTTTTTACTCAGAAGCAGACACTTTGCCGTAGGGAAAGATACAAGTTGCGTGGAAAACTGTTGATATACCACAGTGTGTAATGTATAATTCATTCAGTCGCTACAGAACTAGTCAGTCTGGCCACGTCTACCATCCCACAAGAGGCTTATTAGAATTTCTAATTGAACTAGGCTCACTAATTGGCTGAAAGTGTTCAGGGACTTCACGCATATCCGGATCTTATAAGAGACATACCAAAGGTAAGTTAAGTGATGCTTGACTTAATTGCACTGGCTAGATTGATATGTCCCtctaaacacagaaaacattaccTCATATTTTAATATCCTCACTCTGACTCATGCACTGGCTACTACCTTTCCACTCATTAACAAAAAACTGTGTGCAGACTGACGCACACACTCTTGACTGACATGTGATGATTGGTGTGTCTTCATGCATGATGCTATCTGGGGCAGCATTCAGATAAGCCTTGTACTATAAACAACTCCCTGAGGTAGTTTCACGGCTTGCATcttgtttctttccttctgtgcAACAGACGCCTGACTAAgtccaccctcctcctcatccctttGTTTGGTACTCACTACATGTTCTTCAATTTTCTGCCCGACTACTTCAATGTTAACCTACGCCTCTGTATCGAGCTGTGCATGGGATCCTTCCAGgtacacacacgaacacacgtATTACCACTCAATATTCTGACAACGATATATTGAACATGCTCAAGTACCCGGAAAATACGCACACATATAATCTCTCTCTAGAGTAGATAGAGTATTTATAAGGagctctcattttttttctttttttttttctaattatacAGGCAAATAATACACATAAGACACCAATACATCTATATACTGAAATATGTTGCATGTTTAGAATTTTACTGTATAGTCTCACATTTTTCACAAGAGTACATTTTTCCCCATTTCCGATTGTGTTGTGCTGCTTCGCAATGGTTTGTAGCGATTATTTTTTTCCGAAGAAATTCTCTTCACaatgtattttttcaaaatCTTCAATACAGATTAGTTCTAAACCTCAATGTTTGTCTGATCAGTGAGCATCAGAGTGAATCCCATCCATCAGAATAAGTGCATCTCATTTAGACATTATCATGCATAGATTAATTACTCACTGGCATAGAATTGAAAGTCATTTATGTTAttggatttgttttgctttctgcaCTTTTATGCATATTTCATGCAGTAATGAAAGCTGTATTTATAAGTGCTAATTCACGAATGCGTTTAATAAGATGTGCAGGGTGATTTCAGGTTGAAATTCTCTCTCAACCAGACGACTCATGTAAACAAGATTGAgggtctacagccatgctagcagctctaaGAGGCTACGTTTATATGCAGAGCAGggctttgagctacatgctaacatcagcatgctaacacagtaTGCTAGCATGGTAGCATTTGCTAACTAAACAAAAAGACTTATGAGGCATTAGTCatatgtcattagttttgcaggtactTGGTCCTAAActaaatgaacaaaattaattcatattagacctgatgatggcgctagaagaaaaatcaggggatcaataaagagaatacaattcatcctgattcatcctcatgaatgtctgaaccaaatttgATGGAGATACTTATATCTGGACCAAAGAGACACCGCTAGCATGGCTCAAGAGTTTGCAAAAGGCATTTCAATTTGAGAAGTGGATTTAATACTAGATTTCTGTTTGGTATTAAACACTAGTTATATGcttgaaaaaaaagtcaattagTGGAAAAGGGCGTAGCAGTGCGTGTTACCGAGAGTGCAggttttgttcagtgtttgcatcTGCCAAACATATGCAACCGCAGAGAGGCCACATGGCTTTCATCTTGCGTGTGGCATGAGCTGTTTGCTAACCGGAAACTGGATTCTGTTCCTGCTCCCAAATGAataagctgcagcagtgtgaaacAAGCTTGGAATTTACTAGTAACAAAAGTGCCTAAATAGCTTTGTTTCCAATATTGGTGAAACAAGAAAGACACATTTATTCTGCATgtttcagtgtaaaaataaaagcaagggAAGCAGAGTTTACTGCCCTCTCCTTTAGTGTCTACATGGCTTTCAGCAGAGTATTATTGAGACATAAATTCAAACCATTCATTAGTCACTCTTGTTTGCTGGCTGGGACAATGCACAATGTAATGGACTGGCCTGTTTTTATCCCTCATTCTTCAGCTCTCACTTGTGTTTGACATTTAAGCCATCATCACATGAGCAACCTTTTAATGATGTGTGCTGGTCCTAAATGTTAACGATTAAAACCGTCTCTCCTACAGGGGCTTCTCGTCGCAATCCTCTATTGCTTTCTCAATCAAGAGGTCAGTGCCAGCCCCACCACCCTCACGCATTTACTACTTTTAACACGTTCAACAAATCACACAGATAATTCATGGCTCTCTGTTGCATAATGAACCTGTGTACCCAGATCATGTACCAGAGAGTGGTGAGAAGTTTGGAGTTGTCAGACCTTAAAATGGAAGATAATTTGCCACTTCTGTGCCCCTCATTGCATAATGAAAGGACCCCGAGCACTTATGTAACCACCAAGACTAATGTGAGGCCAAGCCCACACAGCCTGAGGGCGACACCAGTCTGCATATAATGTTCAGGACACAATAACTCATCTGTTTGTTGCTTTAGGGCCACATGGGTAAAACTCTAATATTTCTTTTATCAAGTCCACATCTacaaaaactgattaaaaaaattaCAGCTGTGGTTTATCAATGAATATTGTTTGCCTAGGGAAATTATTTTAATGCTTCAAAAATGTCACTGATCCCCCAATAATATGCAGAATAAATACCTTAGATGACATAACATTCAATAAAATGACTCATCTCTACAAGGGAGTCACGTGGTTAAGAGCTCAAGTTTGTTTTCAAgttaaaacaaagtgtgtttttcggaaatacacttatttgctttgttgcagagaattagatgaggagattgatACTACACTGTTGTTTGTTAGTGAAGTGTAAAGCTACATCTAGCAacctgttagcctagcttagcttacATATTGGaaacagcctggctctgtccaaagacaaCAGGATCCACCTATCAGCACCTTTAAAATTCACTCAACACAATAGACACAATACATCACATTAGTTTAATCAATACAAGAcccaaagtgtaaaaacgaTCATTTGCAGGGGCTGTGTACCGGACAGAGACTCCAAGGAAACCATAATCACTTCGTTCATTGTTCCTTGGTAGACTCCAGGAAGTACCACTCTTGTCCTGGTGAAGAAATAGTTCTGCACATTATCCCCCATAATACAGCGAATTGTGATCTaccacttttatttttgtgtaaatTAAACCATATGTGACATATTTAGGAGGTGCTAGTAGGCAGATTTTATTACTGTTAAACAGAACAAGGTTAGTTGTACCCCCCAGACTTTGTGCTCAGGTAATACAGCAAGCTGATGGCTGAAGCTTCATATTGGTGTTGATTTTCTCATCAAATTTTCTCATTGAAAGCAGCATATGTGTATCATAAACCAATAATTTAACAAAAATATGTGGCATAAGAGTATTAACGGCATCATCTCACTGGTTTGCAAACAGCCAAATGCTGCGTTtgttgtatgtgcatgtttggcAGGTCCAGAAAGAGGTCCACATGCAGTGGCTGAGGTGGCAGGAGCGGAGCTATGGAGTGGTGTCACCTGCTGCAAAGGGCAGCCAGATGGACACACCCTTCTAGTGGTGCCCTGACATGGCTTCACCCTCTTCCCGTCGGACTGAACATTCACAGAGGATTGCTTCTGTGCACGTCATCATCTGTAATGGTCTGCACAGTACACAAGATGCCAGCCATACATACCGCCGCAGCCCGGATCTGTGCATTTTCATCCCAAACTCACGGACTGTATTACTGCCTGCGCTCCTTCAGCCTGGATGGAGGTGACCAGTGGAGACCGACTCTGAAATCTCATGACGCTTTACACGCACATTTCAATGGAGGTCCCACCAGTTTCATGTGTATATCCCATTGGACACTGTGGCAAGAACTTAAGGAAGATGAGCTTGAAGGGTTCCTTGGAGGCCTGACTGGTaaaattaaagaataaaatgagataCAAGTATTCTGCTGAACATGTGATATTCCAGACTTTCTCTTATGAAGCTGTAGCAAAGAGAAGCCCAAAGTATCCATCAGCACATGACAATTAAAGTGGATTATTATTAATGACTTTCATATTATTTGTTGGTATTATAACATTATATTACATCATTCATATCATATTATCTCAGACTGTGGGAAGTATTGATTGATCAATAGATGTACTGTAAGTGTTAATGCTTTCTTTTGTCCTGTGCACTTATTGAGCCTATTTGAATTGTTTGtataatatttatttacttattcatTCACAGTAAAAATCATGGTCAAAATGAAATTCctctgctgatgttgatgtttttatgtatgtCATATGTTCTACTCCGCTAATATGAAAGAAATCTCAGCAAAGGACGGGAAAACATGAAGAGACACTTTATCAAGGAATTGTTCTAAATAATTTGAATATGAATTCATACCCATGCCTGctaacatactgtacagtgctTTCAACTGCATGATTATATGGGAATGATAGAACTGGATGTGTGCTATATGTGTTATAAGAACTATTTCATCAACATCCTAAAAAACATTGAATTACTTCCCACTTCTGCACCATCCAGAATCCTCCTGTTGCAACAAAGTTTCTTTAATGTAAATGAAACGTTTACCTTAAACTGAATGTATAAACAAGTCACTTTCAGTCTATTATTTTCTTGTCACTTTTGTTGCatttgaatgtttctgcttttctcgtgcctgtttctgtgatgttttaACGCCTTGTGAAAATAACAGGTTCCCGAAAgcccagattttttttttctcttttcgcTCAGCTTCACTGTGGCTCTCTGCAACCCGTTTCCTGATTATCTTGATACAATGTGTTCTAATACTGCAATCCTGCATAATTATCCATAATGGATTTTTAGGATTTTTAAACGCAGGATGAAAGTATTTTGTTAAATTTCTCTTATGCTTCGTAAGGCAAAGCTTAATAAAATTTATTCTTGAAAGCAACCTCcatgtccatgtgtgtttttttaacaacCAACATCTTGAGCTTCAAACTATtatcatgtaaaaatattgaagTATCTCcttgtttacatgcacatttgAGTGAAGATAGATCAGATGTGCAGGCCACATGTTATATTTCCATACTAgatatactatactatatttTACTGTTAAGCATATCTAACTAGCTGTTAAACTGTATGGAGGACTGTGTGAGTGGTTCACATCCTGGTGTAGAGGAGAAACATCAGAAGTCATTAGAAGAAGAAGTCACAGctacatataaacacataaaaatgattttatttagCATGTTATGAAGACATTATTCTCTACACTTGGGTTTGGTTTGCTGTAACTTTAGTGATGTACAACGAAGCTTCCACTGTTGGTTAGCATGCATTTTTGGCAAAGATTATATGTTGGAAATGTAGACAGATGAGTCCAGATAATGTTTGAATATACAACAACATCTGGACAGGAAACCGGAATCACCTTAACTGCTACAGTTGAGCTGCCCTTGAGGAAGGCACTTACACAACCCAGCAGAGCTGCTCACTGGCCAGTGGCAGAGGACCAGACTTCCTCTAGTTAACTCACAACAAACAAGTGCAGTTTACCTTTATTTGATCACGTCCCAGTGAGGTTTGGAAACCTCTTTTGCAAGGATAACAGataagacaacacaaaaagcGGAGATCTTGAATTCTTCCAGATATATCAGATTCATAGTATGCAGACTATTCCAAGTGGCTCCTGATTGCTTGCTTTCCCATTTCTTTCCATGCATTAGGAACACATGGAAGACATACAGCATGTCTTTGATCTGAATGTGTCTAATGATTCCAAGATGATGTTTGCGCTGAATGGcttcacagataaaaaaaaaaaaaatacaccaatGACTCTGACATATGGACAGAGATGGCAAAGCCCTAGGATGTGTGAGTggttttcacattttgaagAAGTGTCAAATTCAATCAAGAcctttttatgtctttaaaCTTTCGAAGGACGGTTCCAGCTGAAGGTTCTGTCGCTTGGTCCGCTCACTCTGCTGTCACTGGAA
This DNA window, taken from Chelmon rostratus isolate fCheRos1 chromosome 4, fCheRos1.pri, whole genome shotgun sequence, encodes the following:
- the ghrhrl gene encoding growth hormone releasing hormone receptor, like; translation: MSCLCIRGIFLTLCLAPTALSSLHPECEFIFQLEKEERSCAQYVAEQGNRSTEGCRPFWDAVVCWPHAVVGEVVHRACPAVFSLFRNNTGSVSRNCTSAGWSRPLPPYHTACSVDDDIPEMEQTYFATVKLIYTVGYSISLAVLAAAVLILLLFRRLRCARNCIHIQLFITFILKAVAVFIKDATLFSSDDTNHCTLSTFACKASVVFCHYCVMANFFWLLVEALYLNSLLLSSFYHSRRCLWGFSLLGWGVPVLFIVLWIGSRVYFEDTECWDINEDSPYWWIIKGPIVVSIAINFMLFMNIIRILIQKLNPRLIQFNNSSQYRRLTKSTLLLIPLFGTHYMFFNFLPDYFNVNLRLCIELCMGSFQGLLVAILYCFLNQEVQKEVHMQWLRWQERSYGVVSPAAKGSQMDTPF